The following coding sequences are from one Camarhynchus parvulus chromosome 1, STF_HiC, whole genome shotgun sequence window:
- the CNGA4 gene encoding LOW QUALITY PROTEIN: cyclic nucleotide-gated cation channel alpha-4 (The sequence of the model RefSeq protein was modified relative to this genomic sequence to represent the inferred CDS: inserted 2 bases in 2 codons; deleted 2 bases in 2 codons), producing MATARAGTGTGTGHASGHTATPQNWTLDPAGDWHYRWISLMVLPILYNWIVLILRCCFPEVQEAHVGLWQALDGLSDTLYLLDIAVHLHTGFLEDGILVRDARQTRRRYLGSWTFPWDVVAVLPTELLCLLPGVPRVPGVPAARANRCLRAPRLFEAFDRCETRTGWPNAFRMAKLMLYLLLGIHWHACLYFALSARLGLGADPWVCPGFPRLLRRYLHSFYISTLVLAMVGDTPAAQREEELLFLTAGFLLAMLGFATITGSISTVIVNLSSAASALYPEAGPVQRYLRARGAGGRLAARVARWHQHVAGAAQAAAGSGGVLQHLPRGLRXEVAASVHLAALQRVGLFRGWQREVLRQLVLRLRXQVFGPGEFVCRRGDVGREMYFIREGRLAVLAADGVTQLAVLGEGLYFGEISLINIKGNTAGNRRTANIRSIGYSDLFCLGKEDLAEVLAEFPSARAAMEAKGRELLLRMGQLDTGAEAAALAAEAEAERRLRGLEAALEGLRAGSGRLLAQLEASALRMALRVRRLEGRLQLRGRAVLDRAGRDGAVRDRAGRDGAVRDGAGVPRGVGVPRD from the exons ATGGCCACAGCCCGCGctggcaccggcaccggcaccggaCACGCCTCGGG ccaCACTGCCACCCCCCAGAACTGGACCCTGGACCCCGCCGGGGACTGGCACTACCGATGGATCAGCCTCATGGTGCTGCCCATCCTTTACAACTGGATCGTCCTCATCCTCAG GTGCTGCTTCCCCGAGGTGCAGGAGGCACACGTGGGGCTGTGGCAGGCCCTGGACGGGCTCAGCGACACACTGTACCTGCTGGACATCGCCGTGCACCTCCACACAG GTTTCCTGGAGGACGGGATCCTGGTGCGGGACGCCAGGCAGACGCGGCGGCGCTATCTGGGCTCGTGGACCTTCCCCTGGGACGTGGTGGCCGTGCTGCCCACCgagctgctgtgtctgctcccGGGGGTCCCGAGGGTCCCGGGGGTGCCAGCGGCACGTGCCAACCGCTGCCTGCGGGCGCCGCGGCTCTTCGAGGCCTTCGACCGGTGCGAGACGCGCACGGGATGGCCCAACGCCTTCCGCATGGCCAAGCTGATGCTGTACCTGCTGCTGGGCATCCACTGGCACGCCTGCCTCTACTTCGCGCTGTCGGCACGCCTGGGGCTGGGCGCCGACCCCTGGGTGTGCCCCGGCTTCCCCCGGCTGCTGCGCCGCTACCTGCACAGCTTCTACATCTCCACGCTGGTGCTGGCCATGGTGGGCGACACGCCGGCGGCGCAGCGCGAGGAggagctcctcttcctcaccgCCGGCTTCctcctggccatgctgggcTTCGCCACCATCACCGGCAGCATCAGCACCGTCATCGTCAACCTCAGCTCGGCCGCCAGCGCCCTGTACCCCGAGGCGGGCCCGGTACAGCGGTACCtgcgggcgcggggcgcgggcgggcggctGGCGGCGCGGGTG GCGCGCTGGCACCAGCACGTCGCGGGCGCAGCGCAAGCTGCCGCCGGCAGTGGCGGggtcctgcagcacctgccgcgggggctgc gcgaGGTGGCGGCCAGCGTGCACCTGGCGGCCCTGCAGCGCGTGGGGCTGTTCCGCGGCTGGCAGCGCGAAGTGCTGCGGCAGCTGGTGCTGCGCCTGC CGCAGGTCTTCGGGCCCGGCGAGTTCGTGTGCCGGCGCGGGGACGTGGGCCGCGAGATGTACTTCATCCGCGAGGGCCGCCTGGCCGTGCTGGCCGCGGACGGCGTCACGCAGCTGGCCGTGCTGGGCGAGGGGCTCTACTTCGGCGAGATCAGCCTCATCAACATCAAGG GCAACACGGCCGGGAACCGGCGCACGGCCAACATCCGGAGCATCGGCTACTCGGACCTCTTCTGCCTGGGCAAGGAGGACCTGGCGGAGGTGCTGGCCGAGTTCCCCAGCGCCCGCGCTGCCATGGAGGCCAAGGgccgggagctgctgctccgCATGGGCCAGCTGGACACCGGCGCTGaggcggcggcgctggcggccGAGGCCGAGGCGGAGCGGCGGCTGCGGGGGCTGGAGGCGGCCCTGGAGGGGCTCAGA GCGGGCAGCGGGcggctgctggcacagctggaggccAGTGCCCTGCGCATGGCCCTGCGCGTCCGGCGCCTCGAGGGACGGCTGCAGCTGCGGGGCAGAGCGGTGCTGGACAGAGCGGGGCGGGACGGGGCCGTGCGGGACAGAGCGGGGCGGGACGGGGCCGTGCGGGACGGGGCC GGGGTCCCACGAGGGGTGGGGGTGCCGCGGGACTGA
- the APBB1 gene encoding LOW QUALITY PROTEIN: amyloid-beta A4 precursor protein-binding family B member 1 (The sequence of the model RefSeq protein was modified relative to this genomic sequence to represent the inferred CDS: inserted 4 bases in 3 codons), translating into MSGALSKRSDLANDNRCPGLSLGLPAXPEPRTGPGGAPAEELPGAGWAKAGQDQNRNELEPGPGXGAPGALEPGVRARNARTPPXDPRALLIGASEEEEEDEEEEEDEEEEDGPGCPPPALGAERGLREPPGRSASRLFGGPGPGSDEDSSWATLSQGSPGSSPDEPESLWPCGAGAHGDLPPGWLRVQDTSGTYYWHVPTGTTQWEPPGAPHETPSDGSTPTEGPTLSWTSFAPAETFNNGDLWKDPTAEEEEEEEDEEEDEEPGVSDLEMLSPGPGSPGEGMALGEEDVLDSKGLPVRSLGWVQLREEELGPGRSSSAVSACIRQLSGPRQGPPGTWGEARALLVLEERTLKLVDPQDRALLHAQPVGAIRVWGVGRHGSRERDFAYVARDPLTQVLKCHVFRCEGSASAIAAGLHRVCAQLTAERRSARAAGNGLGTEPPRLGEPPLQVEFPAPKSEVVQRFPVCYLGCVPVAKPVGMDVINAALEAALAPGSGEPPAPTPVVVSVAPATLTIAHRQTEAVLCECRVRFLSFMGVGRDVRAFAFIMASAPGTFRCHMVWCEPNAAGLSEALQAACVLRYQKCLDARPQASSSCLPAPPADSVARRVGSSVRRGVQTLLGTLKPRRGGAQSP; encoded by the exons ATGTCGGGGGCCCTGAGCAAGCGCAGCGACCTGGCCAACGACAACCGGTGCCcggggctgagcctggggctgcccg GCCCCGAGCCCCGCACCGGCCCCGGCGGCGCCCCCGCCGAGGAGCTGCCCGGCGCCGGCTGGGCCAAGGCCGGCCAGGACCAGAACCGCAACGAACTcgagccggggccgg cgggcgccCCCGGGGCGCTGGAGCCGGGGGTCCGGGCCCGCAATGCCCGAACGCCGCC GGACCCGCGGGCCCTGCTGATCGGCGCctcggaggaggaggaggaggatgaggaggaggaggaggacgaggaggaggaggacgggCCGGGGTGTCCCCCGCCGGCCCTGGGCGCGGAGCGGGGCCTGCGGGAGCCGCCGGGGCGCAGCGCCAGCCGCCTCTTCGGggggcccggccccggcagcgACGAGGACTCGAGCTGGGCCACgctgagccagggcagccccggCAGCTCCCCCGATGAGCCAG agtCGCTGTGGCCGTGTGGCGCGGGGGCACACGGGGACCTGCCCCCCGGCTGGCTGCGGGTGCAGGACACCTCGGGCACCTACTACTGGCATGTCCCCACCGGGACCACCCAGTGGGAGCCCCCCGGCGCGCCCCACGAGACCCCTTCCGATGGCAGCACCCCCACCGAGGGGCCCACC ctttcctggaCGAGCTTTGCCCCAGCTGAGACCTTCAATAATGGAGACTTGTGGAAG GACCCCAcggctgaggaggaggaagaggaggaggacgaagaggaagatgaggagcCAGGAGTGTCAGACCTGGAGATGCTATCACCAGGCCCAGGATCGCCAGGAGAGGG CATGGCCCTGGGCGAGGAGGATGTGCTGGACTCCAAG GGCCTCCCGGTGcgctccctgggctgggtgcagctgcgggaggaggagctggggcccggccgcagcagcagcgccgTCAGCGCCTGCATCCGGCAGCTCTCGGGGCCCCGCCAGGGCCCCCCCGGCACCTGGGGGGAG GCGCGGgcgctgctggtgctggaggagcgCACGCTGAAGCTGGTGGACCCGCAGGACCGGGCGCTGCTGCACGCGCAGCCCGTGGGCGCCATCCGCGTCTGGGGCGTGGGGCGGCACGGCagcag ggagag GGACTTTGCATACGTGGCCCGGGACCCCCTGACGCAGGTGCTGAAGTGCCACGTGTTCCGCTGCGAGGGGTCTGCCAGCGCCATCGCCGCCGGGCTGCACCGGGTCTGcgctcag CTGACGGCGGAGCGGCGAAGCGCCCGGGCAGCAGGGAAcggcctggggacagagccccccCGGCTGGGGGAGCCTCCCCTGCAGG TGGAGTTCCCAGCCCCCAAGAGTGAGGTGGTTCAGCGCTTCCCTGTGTGTTACCTGGGCTGTGTCCCCGTGGCCAAGCCAGTGG gcaTGGATGTGATCAACGCGGCGCTGGAGGCGGCGCTGGCCCCTGGCTCGGGGGAGCCCCCTGCGCCCACCCCCGTGGTGGTCAGTGTGGCCCCTGCCACCCTCACCATTGCTCACCGCCAG aCAGAGGCGGTGCTGTGCGAGTGCCGCGTGCGCTTCCTGTCCTTCATGGGGGTGGGACGCGACGTCCGCGCCTTCGCCTTCATCATGGCCAGCGCCCCCGGCACCTTCCGCTGCCACATGGTGTGGTGTGAGCCCAACGCCGCGGGGCTCAGCGAGGCGCTGCAGGCCGCCTGCGTG CTCCGCTACCAGAAGTGCCTGGATGCGCGGCCCCaggcctccagctcctgcctgcccgcGCCCCCGGCCGACTCGGTGGCGCGGCGGGTGGGCTCCTCCGTGCGCCGGGGGGTGCAGACcctcctggggaccctcaaaccGCGGCGGGGAGGGGCGCAGAGCCCCTGA
- the SMPD1 gene encoding LOW QUALITY PROTEIN: sphingomyelin phosphodiesterase (The sequence of the model RefSeq protein was modified relative to this genomic sequence to represent the inferred CDS: inserted 4 bases in 4 codons; deleted 4 bases in 3 codons): MAAGARAPRPPRPPRPKLTPCPPCPPGPPCPLLPPLPPLALALALALLALPVSAGSPPGPGEQLAAAAPRWGWRNVSCPACRVLFGALDLALQLEPNVARVGRVASRLCQELRLARPPVCRQAVQLFQGDVVAAWARSVLXPPEACGLLLGPRCGHWDILGDWNLSLPARAQAAGAAPVPPPPEPTARILFLTDLHWDRQYVXAGAAACPDPLCCRGVPGEARGRGFWGTYGKCDLPLHTIDXLLAQLPNGTGNGTGGFAAAYWTGDIRADDVWQQSRGDQLRALRTVTALLRXRLGPLRVFPAVGNHEATPVNAFPPPYVRGNRSAAWLYDAMAEAWQHWLPPAALRTLRAGGFYTAQVWPGLRLVSLNMNFCSQANFWLLINATDPAGQLQWLMGVLADAERDGEKVHIIGHIPPAHCLRSWSWNYYRIVSRFEGTIAAQFFGHTHLDEFELFYDEETLSRPVSIAFVAPSVTTYINLNPGYRVYEVAASYPGSSHAVLDHETFILNLTEANAAPPGTAPRWRRLYGAREAYGLPAAFPADWDRLVRRMQDDEPLFQLFWFHLHKGHPPREPCGRAPCKAALLWRPAPAAADPALCRPLRPALPFPRVQQLWQQRRLC, translated from the exons ATGGCGGCCGGGGCTCgggccccgcggcccccgcggcccccgcgGCCAAAGCTGACACCGTGCCCGCCGTGCCCACCGGGGCCACCGTGCCCACTGCTGCCACCGCTGCCacccctggccctggccctggcgCTGGCCCTGCTGGCGCTGCCGGTGTCGGCGGGGtcgccgcccggccccggggagcagctggcggcggcggcgccgcgctGGGGCTGGCGGAACGTGTCGTGCCCGGCCTGCCGGGTGCTCTTCGGGGCGCTGGACCTGGCGCTGCAG CTGGAGCCCAACGTGGCCCGCGTGGGGCGCGTGGCGTCGcggctgtgccaggagctgcgGCTGGCGCGGCCGCCCGTGTGCCGCCAGGCCGTGCAGCTCTTCCAGGGCGACGTGGTGGCCGCCTGGGCCCGCTCCGTGC CGCCGCCCGAGGCCTGCGGGCTCCTGCTGGGCCCCCGCTGCGGCCACTGGGACATCCTGGGTGACTGGAACCTGTCCCTGCCCGCCCGCGCCCAAGCCGCCGGTGCGGCCCCtgtgccgccgccgcccgagCCCACGGCCCGCATCCTGTTCCTCACGGACCTGCACTGGGACCGCCAGTACG CAGCCGGCGCCGCCGCCTGCCCCGACCCGCTGTGCTGCCGCGGGGTGCCCGGTGAGGCCCGGGGCCGCGGCTTCTGGGGCACCTACGGCAAGTGCGACCTTCCCCTGCACACCATCG ggctgctggcccagctgcccAACGGCACCGGCAACGGCACCGGCGGCTTC GCGGCGGCGTACTGGACCGGGGACATCCGCGCCGACGACGTGTGGCAGCAGAGCCGCGGGGACCAGCTGCGGGCGCTG CGCACGGTGACGGCGCTGCTGC GCCGCCTCGGCCCGCTGCGCGTCTTCCCCGCCGTGGGCAACCACGAGGCCACGCCGGTGAACGCCTTCCCGCCGCCCTACGTGCGCGGCAACCGCTCGGCTGCCTGGCTCTACGACGCCATGGCCGAGgcctggcagcactggctgcccCCCGCCGCCCTGCGCACCCTGCG GGCTGGTGGGTTCTACACAGCACAGGTCTGGCCTGGGCTGCGCCTCGTCTCCCTCAACATGAACTTCTGCTCCCAGGCCAACTTCTGGCTTCTCATCAACGCCACtgaccctgcagggcagctccagtGGCTCATGGGGGTCCTGGCAGATGCTGAGCGTGATGGGGAGAAG GTGCACATCATCGGGCACATCCCCCCAGCCCACTGCCTgcgcagctggagctggaactACTACCGCATCGTCAGCAG GTTTGAGGGCACCATCGCGGCTCAGTTCTTTGGGCACACACACCTGGACGAGTTTGAGTTGTTCTACGATGAGGAGACGCTGTCACGGCCCGTGTCCATCGCGTTCGTCGCACCGAGCGTCACCACCTACATCAACCTCAATCCTG GGTACCGCGTGTATGAGGTGGCCGCCTCCTACCCCGGGAGCTCCCACGCGGTCCTGGACCACGAGACCTTCATCCTCAACCTGACGGAGGCCAACGCGGCGCccccgggcacggccccgcGCTGGCGGCGGCTCTACGGCGCCCGCGAGGCCTACGGGCTGCCCGCCGCCTTCCCGGCCGACTGGGACCGCCTGGTGCGGCGCATGCAGGACGACGAGCCCCTGTTCCAGCTCTTCTGGTTCCACCTGCACAAGGGGCACCCGCCCCGCGAG CCCTGCGGGCGCGCGCCCTGCAAGGCCGCCCTGCTCTGGCGCCCTGCGCCCGCCGCTGCCGACCCCGCGCTCTGCCGGCCCCTGCGCCCCGCGCTGCCCTTCCCGCgtgtccagcagctctggcagcagcgGCGGCTCTGCTGA
- the CCKBR gene encoding gastrin/cholecystokinin type B receptor has protein sequence MDPRPLNESLQEMLCRSGNSTGNGPGTGTGNGTNGSVCDLLRRGLRGPPAPRELDVAVRVVLYVLIFVLSVGGNALVVAVLALNRRLRTVTNCFLLSLALSDLLLALCCMPFTLLPGLMGAFIFGDVVCKLVAYLMGVSVAVSTFSLVAIAIERYSAICNPLQSRAWQTRSHACRVIAGTWALAALLMLPYAVYSSTRPAAPRPPPAQCTHHWPSERVRQLWYVLLLLVLFFIPGVVMTVAYGLISRELYRGIRFELDVKREVAAQRGTGGDPAPSCDEGDGCYLQLSRPGAALELRALGAAAQQDRARINSSGAQLAAKRRVIRMLVVIVAMFFLCWLPIFAANTWRAFSPRAAQRALSGTPIAFIHLLSYTSACANPLIYCFMNRRFRKAFGATCAGWGCRRACPRRPPEDEPPMASASLSKFSYTTVSSLGPPEPPPEPEPPEPPSTGAWAPRERDPHEPPRPTPFSPSSATRPQQPGTPELAALRDPNTSACPPRAGHPQQDPPEHEPLRHARAPPVHPQPPARPPGTRLLGTPRSIPAAPSPGGVGAGGAPGPGRGRLREGEAPSPAQPSPGSPRAAPRLRPQ, from the exons ATGGACCCCCGGCCCCTCAACGAGTCgctgcaggagatgctctgCCGCTCCGGGAACAGCACCGGGAACGGacccggcaccggcaccggcaaCGGGACCAACGGCTCGGTCTGCGACCTCCTCCGCAGGGGCCTCCGCGGGCCCCCGGCGCCCAGAG AGCTGGACGTGGCCGTGCGCGTGGTGCTCTACGTGCTCATCTTCGTGCTGAGCGTCGGGGGCAACGCGCTGGTGGTGGCCGTGCTGGCGCTGAACCGGCGGCTGCGCACCGTCACCAACTgcttcctgctgtccctggccctGAGCGACCTGCTGCTGGCGCTGTGCTGCATGCCCTTCACCCTGCTGCCCGGCCTCATGGGCGCCTTCATCTTCGGCGACGTCGTCTGCAAGCTCGTGGCCTACCTCATGG GGGTCTCGGTGGCCGTGTCCACCTTCAGCCTGGTGGCCATCGCCATCGAGCGCTACAGTGCCATCTGCAACCCGCTGCAGTCCCGCGCCTGGCAGACGCGGTCCCACGCGTGCCGCGTCATCGCGGGCACCTGGGCGCTGGCGGCGCTGCTGATGCTGCCCTACGCCGTGTACAGCAGCACCCggcccgccgcgccgcgcccgccgcccgcgcAGTGCACGCACCACTGGCCCAGCGAGCGCGTCCGGCAGCTCTG GTACGTGCTGCTGCTCCTCGTGCTCTTCTTCATCCCGGGCGTGGTGATGACGGTGGCGTACGGGCTCATCTCCCGCGAGCTCTACCGGGGCATCCGCTTCGAGCTGGACGTCAAGAGGGAGGTGGCAG CCCAGCGTGGCACCGGGGGGGACCCGGCGCCCAGCTGCGACGAGGGTGACGGCTGCTACCTGCAGCTGTCCCGGCCGGGTGCGGCGCTGGAGCTGCGGGCGCTGGGGGCGGCCGCGCAGCAGGACCGGGCCCGCATCAACAGCTCGGGGGCGCAGCTGGCGGCCAAGCGGCGGGTGATCCGCATGCTGGTGGTCATCGTGGCCATGTTCTtcctctgctggctgcccaTCTTCGCCGCCAACACCTGGCGCGCCTTCTCGCCGCGGGCAGCGCAGCGGGCGCTCTCGGGCACGCCGATCGCCTTCATCCACCTGCTGTCCTACACCTCGGCCTGCGCCAACCCCCTCATCTACTGCTTCATGAACCGCCGCTTCCGAAAGGCCTTCGGGGCCACCTGCGCGGGCTGGGGCTGCCGCCGCGCctgcccccgccgcccgcccgaGGACGAGCCGCCCATGGCCAGCGCCTCGCTCTCCAAGTTCAGCTACACCACCGTCAGCAGCCTGGGACCCCCTGAGCCGCCCCCCGAGCCGGaaccccccgagccccccagcACCGGTGCCTGGGCCCCCCGAGAACGGGACCCCCACGAGCCCCCACGGCCAACCCCTTTCTCTCCGAGCTCAGCTACCCGtcctcagcagcctgggacCCCCGAGCTAGCCGCCCTTAGGGACCCTAACACCAGTGCCTGCCCCCCCCGAGCTGGACACCCCCAGCAGGACCCTCCCGAGCATGAACCCCTGCGGCACGCCCGTGCCCCCCCAGTGCACCCCcagccgcccgcccgccctcccGGGACACGCTTGCTCGGCACCCCCCGCTCCATCCCAGCGGCCCCGAGCCCCGGCGGGGTGGGGGCGGGAggagccccggggccgggcagggggaggctcagggagggcgaggcacccagcccagctcagcccagcccggggTCTCCCCGCGCTGCTCCCCGGCTACGGCCACAATAA